Proteins encoded within one genomic window of Brachybacterium muris:
- the wecB gene encoding non-hydrolyzing UDP-N-acetylglucosamine 2-epimerase has product MTIYGTRPEAIKVAPVIKAIEKADDLESIVVVTGQHREMLDQVNTMFGIIPDHDLNIMSAGQSLNGIVAKVISGVDRILELEQPDAVIVQGDTSTVMGAAVAAFNRQIPVIHLEAGLRSGNIDSPFPEEANRKLTSQITKLHLAPTETSKANLVHESISENDIVVTGNSVIDTLLYATKLEVEFSDERLQKLQEQRNTEGGVGRVLLVTAHRRENLGAAMADIGNAVADLARKYDDLTIVFPVHLNPKVREAALPPLEGLPNVIVTEPMAYAEFTKTLSLVDIVLTDSGGVQEEAPSLGKPVLVMRENTERPEAVLAGTVKLIGTRRERIVDEVSLLLDSEQAYAAMAYAVNPYGDGVAANRTVEAINWKFAGGLRPLDFGV; this is encoded by the coding sequence ATGACCATCTATGGCACCCGGCCCGAAGCGATCAAGGTCGCCCCGGTGATCAAGGCGATCGAGAAGGCCGACGATCTGGAGAGCATCGTGGTCGTCACGGGACAGCATCGCGAGATGCTGGATCAGGTGAACACCATGTTCGGGATCATCCCCGATCACGACCTCAACATCATGAGCGCCGGTCAGAGCCTGAACGGCATCGTGGCCAAGGTGATCTCGGGTGTGGACAGGATCCTGGAGCTGGAGCAGCCCGATGCAGTCATCGTCCAGGGTGATACCTCGACAGTGATGGGAGCAGCGGTCGCTGCCTTCAACAGGCAGATCCCGGTGATCCACCTCGAGGCCGGACTGCGCTCGGGCAACATCGACTCGCCGTTCCCGGAGGAGGCGAACCGCAAGCTCACCAGTCAGATCACCAAGCTGCACCTGGCGCCCACGGAGACCAGCAAGGCGAACCTGGTGCATGAGTCCATCAGTGAGAACGACATCGTCGTCACCGGCAACAGCGTGATCGACACGCTCCTCTATGCCACGAAGCTTGAAGTGGAGTTCTCCGATGAGCGCCTCCAGAAGCTGCAGGAGCAGCGCAACACGGAAGGTGGAGTCGGCAGGGTGCTGCTGGTCACGGCGCACCGCCGCGAGAACCTCGGTGCGGCGATGGCGGACATCGGCAATGCCGTTGCTGACTTGGCACGCAAGTACGACGACCTCACGATCGTGTTCCCTGTGCACCTCAACCCCAAGGTACGAGAGGCCGCGCTCCCCCCGCTTGAAGGTCTGCCCAACGTGATCGTCACGGAGCCGATGGCCTACGCGGAGTTCACCAAGACGCTTAGCTTGGTGGACATCGTGCTCACGGACTCCGGTGGTGTGCAGGAGGAGGCTCCGAGTCTGGGCAAGCCGGTGCTCGTTATGCGGGAGAACACCGAGCGCCCGGAAGCAGTCCTGGCCGGTACGGTCAAACTCATCGGAACCCGGCGCGAACGGATCGTAGATGAGGTGTCCCTTCTTCTGGACTCCGAACAGGCTTACGCCGCAATGGCTTACGCGGTGAA
- a CDS encoding ABC transporter ATP-binding protein translates to MVANSAETKSAAAENEDDPQETPWVAPEESPLTVVAHRLRMRYKAPRTDRTPRKGLVARLLPRRQMVSVPAVRGVDLTVREGEFVGIIGRNGSGKSTLLRMLAGVEPPTSGLVLTSSRPQLLGVSAALIPDLTGAENIKLGFLALGMTQQEIDDRFEEAAELSALGDALDLPMRTYSSGMGARLKFAISVMAEPKILMIDEALSTGDATFAERSKRKMDDLLERAGTVFMVNHAPRTIENVCSRVIWMEKGRIVLDGDTKEVSSRYRSFAYRLAKDREDEAMRILRDAVLEGEAQRQASRLMLPDPVTEPEKKDLPDYEPDPFQKIFTENYEKKSFPSTVFPTAHDRSTDTHP, encoded by the coding sequence ATGGTCGCGAACTCCGCTGAGACGAAGAGCGCAGCTGCCGAAAACGAGGACGACCCCCAGGAGACCCCGTGGGTGGCGCCCGAGGAATCACCCCTCACCGTGGTCGCCCACAGGCTGCGGATGCGCTACAAGGCTCCCCGCACCGACAGGACGCCCCGTAAGGGGCTGGTGGCGAGGCTGCTGCCGCGTCGGCAGATGGTCTCCGTGCCCGCTGTGCGTGGCGTGGACCTTACGGTGCGCGAGGGCGAGTTTGTGGGCATCATCGGCCGCAACGGGTCCGGGAAGTCCACCTTGCTGCGCATGCTCGCCGGCGTGGAGCCTCCCACATCCGGCCTGGTGCTCACCAGCTCCCGGCCTCAGCTGCTGGGAGTGAGCGCGGCGCTGATCCCGGATCTCACCGGTGCGGAGAACATCAAGCTGGGCTTCCTGGCGCTGGGCATGACCCAGCAGGAGATCGATGACCGGTTCGAGGAAGCGGCTGAGCTCTCGGCGCTCGGTGATGCGCTGGATCTGCCGATGCGCACCTACTCCTCCGGCATGGGGGCGCGCCTGAAGTTCGCGATCTCCGTGATGGCCGAACCCAAGATCCTCATGATCGACGAGGCGCTCTCCACCGGGGATGCCACCTTCGCCGAGCGCTCCAAGAGGAAGATGGACGATCTGCTGGAGCGTGCCGGCACGGTGTTCATGGTGAACCACGCCCCCCGCACCATCGAGAACGTGTGCTCCCGCGTGATCTGGATGGAGAAGGGCCGCATCGTGCTGGATGGTGACACCAAGGAGGTCTCCAGCCGGTACCGCTCCTTCGCCTACCGCCTCGCCAAGGATCGGGAGGACGAAGCCATGCGCATCCTTCGCGATGCCGTGCTCGAGGGCGAGGCTCAGCGGCAGGCATCCCGGCTCATGCTCCCCGATCCTGTGACCGAACCCGAGAAGAAGGACCTGCCGGACTACGAGCCGGACCCGTTCCAGAAGATCTTCACTGAGAACTACGAGAAGAAGTCCTTCCCCTCCACTGTGTTCCCCACTGCTCACGACCGCTCGACTGACACCCACCCCTGA
- a CDS encoding ABC transporter permease: MANEVRSASQVVEALEHAGLDPSKLFPIGVRPPLPVYLRQVWERRRFIWYDSRQRTATQNARNLLGNAWLILRPLIDAAFYFLIFGVLLPRVADGVDNFPAFVIIGVLMFRATSAALAGGANLMQNNRSMIRAFNFPRASIPIASTVRSAMTAAFTMVAMCAAIWIAPPFAPPNLMWMLLVPIFALQMLMNLGIAFITARIGFHFPDMGNVLSVLSRFLMYGSGVIFPIERFINHDGIREIVMLNPVFRIIDMARTALIDGRVPGLDSWLIVIAWTLVLLVGGFLYFWRGEEMYGRELR; this comes from the coding sequence GTGGCGAATGAGGTGAGGAGCGCCTCCCAGGTGGTGGAGGCGCTCGAGCATGCGGGCCTGGACCCCAGCAAGCTGTTCCCCATCGGGGTGCGGCCGCCGCTGCCGGTGTACTTGCGGCAGGTGTGGGAGCGCCGCCGGTTCATCTGGTACGACTCGCGGCAGCGCACTGCAACCCAGAACGCCCGCAATCTGCTGGGCAATGCCTGGCTGATCCTGCGGCCCCTGATCGATGCCGCGTTCTACTTCCTGATCTTCGGGGTGCTGCTCCCGCGGGTGGCCGACGGGGTGGACAACTTCCCCGCCTTCGTCATCATCGGGGTGCTGATGTTCCGCGCCACCTCCGCGGCTCTGGCCGGCGGAGCCAACCTCATGCAGAACAACCGCTCGATGATCCGCGCTTTCAACTTCCCGCGCGCCTCTATCCCGATCGCGAGCACCGTGCGCAGCGCGATGACGGCGGCATTCACCATGGTGGCGATGTGCGCGGCGATCTGGATCGCACCGCCGTTCGCCCCTCCGAACCTGATGTGGATGCTGCTGGTGCCCATCTTCGCGCTGCAGATGCTGATGAACCTGGGCATCGCCTTCATCACCGCCCGCATCGGGTTCCACTTCCCTGACATGGGCAATGTGCTCAGCGTGCTGAGCCGCTTCCTCATGTATGGCTCGGGGGTGATCTTCCCGATCGAGCGGTTCATCAACCACGACGGCATTCGCGAGATCGTGATGCTCAACCCGGTGTTCCGGATCATCGACATGGCCCGCACCGCGCTGATCGACGGCCGGGTTCCTGGCCTGGACTCGTGGCTGATCGTGATCGCCTGGACCCTCGTGCTGCTCGTGGGCGGGTTCCTCTACTTCTGGCGAGGGGAGGAGATGTATGGTCGCGAACTCCGCTGA
- a CDS encoding glycosyltransferase produces MARSVPPLLRNLQLLAQSGLEHLVDDPALLAVQVSRRTPLPVRTRVGAVLRRAGSVLPGTSLQALGAAMEGDPTGAEQALRRRSASGSRLHAAVAVLLDRPELVPGDAPALSRARATWAQGRLDEAVQLLHEAGQGTARHARRLESELRLLQPGFRLPAPGTAARSPSASGASVPSPDESMRVLHVLTNSLPHTQSGYSLRSHRILRALKDAGVESAALTRTGYPVMVGKVLAADEDVVDGIRYRRCLPSRLGATQEERLAQQVAEALKIVRELRPHVIHATTPYPNALVAQAVSEATGIPWVYEVRGLAEQTWIASHAVAEEREAAASAQKVQLIAEREGELARAASAVITLSRTMADELAARGVDPVLITLVPNGVEPGLFFGGATAEEARARLRMDLRGAFVVGAASALVDYEGFDVLLQAVASIIHDDSDQSDLRKILHACLVGDGTEAPRLVAQAQRLGIGDRVVMPGRVGRDGARWWIEAMDVVTVPRHDLAVTRSVTPQKPVEAMALGRAVIASDLPAIRESVTGPDGETGALLVPPEDPIALAAAIRDLYEDTQGRIQLVHAGPEIAAHRRWDVLVRRYETVYGRAVAGSKEVSARGE; encoded by the coding sequence GTGGCTCGCAGCGTTCCCCCGCTGCTGCGCAATCTGCAGTTGCTCGCCCAATCCGGGTTGGAGCATCTTGTCGACGATCCCGCACTTCTCGCCGTCCAGGTGAGCCGCCGCACCCCCCTGCCTGTCCGCACGCGGGTCGGCGCCGTGCTGCGCCGTGCGGGTTCCGTGCTGCCGGGCACGTCCCTGCAGGCGCTCGGTGCCGCCATGGAGGGCGACCCGACGGGGGCTGAGCAGGCCCTGCGGCGGCGATCCGCCTCCGGATCCCGTCTGCACGCCGCGGTCGCGGTGCTGCTGGACCGGCCCGAGCTGGTGCCCGGTGACGCCCCCGCTCTGTCCCGTGCCCGTGCCACCTGGGCACAGGGCCGGCTCGACGAGGCGGTGCAGCTGCTGCACGAGGCCGGGCAGGGCACCGCTCGCCACGCCCGCCGGCTGGAGAGCGAACTGCGTCTGCTGCAGCCCGGCTTCCGGCTCCCGGCCCCTGGCACGGCCGCTCGTTCGCCTTCGGCGAGCGGGGCCTCCGTGCCGAGCCCCGATGAGTCGATGCGGGTGCTGCACGTGCTCACCAACTCCCTGCCGCACACCCAGTCCGGCTACTCCCTGCGCTCCCACCGGATCCTGCGCGCGCTGAAGGACGCGGGAGTGGAGTCGGCGGCGCTCACCCGCACCGGCTACCCGGTGATGGTGGGCAAGGTGCTCGCGGCCGACGAGGACGTGGTCGACGGGATCCGCTACCGCCGCTGCCTGCCGTCCCGCCTGGGCGCCACCCAGGAGGAGCGCCTGGCCCAGCAGGTCGCCGAGGCCCTGAAGATCGTGCGCGAGCTGCGCCCCCACGTCATCCACGCCACCACCCCGTACCCCAACGCCCTGGTGGCCCAGGCCGTCTCCGAGGCCACGGGCATCCCGTGGGTGTACGAGGTGCGGGGCCTGGCCGAGCAGACGTGGATCGCCTCCCACGCGGTGGCCGAGGAGCGAGAAGCTGCGGCCTCCGCCCAGAAGGTGCAGCTGATCGCTGAGCGCGAGGGAGAGCTGGCCCGAGCGGCGAGCGCCGTGATCACCCTCTCGCGCACCATGGCCGACGAGCTCGCAGCCCGCGGTGTGGACCCTGTCTTGATCACCCTGGTCCCCAACGGGGTGGAGCCCGGCCTGTTCTTCGGCGGGGCCACCGCCGAGGAGGCCCGTGCGCGCCTGCGCATGGACCTGCGCGGCGCGTTCGTGGTGGGCGCGGCCAGTGCGCTGGTGGACTACGAGGGCTTCGACGTGCTGCTGCAGGCCGTCGCCTCGATCATCCACGACGACTCCGATCAGAGCGACCTGCGCAAGATCCTGCACGCGTGTTTGGTCGGCGACGGGACCGAGGCGCCTCGTCTGGTCGCCCAGGCGCAGCGGCTGGGAATCGGTGATCGCGTGGTCATGCCCGGCCGGGTGGGCAGGGACGGGGCCCGCTGGTGGATCGAGGCGATGGACGTGGTTACGGTGCCGCGCCACGATCTGGCTGTGACCCGCAGCGTCACCCCGCAGAAGCCCGTCGAGGCGATGGCCCTTGGGCGAGCGGTGATCGCCAGCGATCTTCCCGCGATCCGCGAGTCCGTCACCGGGCCCGACGGTGAAACCGGGGCGCTGCTGGTGCCGCCCGAGGATCCCATTGCCCTGGCGGCCGCGATACGGGATCTGTACGAGGACACGCAGGGGCGCATTCAGCTGGTGCACGCGGGACCGGAGATTGCCGCGCATCGCCGGTGGGACGTGCTGGTGAGACGATACGAGACGGTGTACGGGCGAGCCGTGGCCGGATCCAAGGAGGTCTCAGCGCGTGGCGAATGA
- a CDS encoding PQQ-binding-like beta-propeller repeat protein, whose protein sequence is MVVLGAAAAIGAVLWTGGGLVPYLLALALAAVGVLVLLTALPTTRWRALGTALLVLALALAVAVPWRLAVRELHGDPLWSLDVQGFVRRVHSDGTRLLYSDDVGLHAVDLASGEELWVHDPSGAGTPRRFHVATDGHVLVQHESRPGQVLTQWISPGGEVLWSHPAEAAVGDGDGAPVEIDLEGHHLREPVAAADGALVVVTCADDADHESCRTLGIGPDGTEAWSRASHPRPLGLRTVRQVDVDPGEPREIPAVAAVHGPDSSTRAPRPTDLLDPATGEVLGTLEVAGFLGVMGDVVVHESAEQGPDGLCTTRGWSADGRVSWERDLPCLGRGAAAIGDWIYGTLRTVQEADGETPGEDVPVEAYALDPETGARQAVGPLDFFSSRAAPRTGVPGTDVVVQRRDQQITAVDPATGEETWSFGVTGTTIVPGVEAAHGAVVVRYDVEDHPGRNPFLAVDDLTLARRILAVDTATGQVTGSLLTPDDVWVVAPVAPGQVAVAAGDRLVLIGARPSWASRSLTSSVPEPGEQQRRERDAVGDLPVADQGADLRVAAPKVIAIVGAVLSVGFLLLVVPGSPGALATEPLIALAAWVVMGIVFFVLRKPAVDEMPEKELEQVILEG, encoded by the coding sequence GTGGTCGTGCTCGGCGCAGCGGCGGCGATCGGCGCGGTGCTGTGGACCGGCGGGGGGCTCGTCCCGTACCTGCTCGCCCTCGCGCTCGCGGCAGTGGGCGTGCTCGTCCTGCTCACGGCGCTGCCGACCACCCGCTGGCGCGCCCTCGGCACAGCTCTGCTCGTCCTCGCCCTCGCGCTCGCCGTCGCCGTCCCGTGGCGCCTCGCCGTCCGGGAGCTGCACGGCGACCCACTGTGGTCCCTCGACGTCCAGGGGTTCGTGCGAAGGGTCCACTCCGACGGGACACGGCTGCTGTACTCGGACGATGTGGGCCTCCACGCGGTGGACCTCGCGAGCGGGGAAGAGCTGTGGGTGCACGATCCGTCGGGCGCAGGCACGCCGCGGCGCTTCCATGTCGCGACCGACGGGCACGTGCTGGTGCAGCACGAGAGCCGACCGGGCCAGGTCCTCACCCAGTGGATCTCCCCGGGCGGAGAGGTGCTGTGGAGCCATCCCGCCGAGGCGGCGGTGGGAGACGGGGACGGCGCTCCCGTCGAGATCGATCTCGAGGGCCACCATCTCCGCGAACCGGTCGCCGCCGCTGACGGTGCCCTCGTGGTCGTCACCTGCGCGGACGACGCCGACCATGAGTCCTGCCGCACGCTCGGCATCGGCCCGGACGGGACGGAGGCCTGGTCCCGCGCCTCCCATCCCCGTCCGCTCGGCCTCCGCACGGTCCGCCAGGTCGACGTCGATCCCGGGGAGCCGCGGGAGATCCCGGCGGTCGCGGCGGTGCACGGCCCGGACTCGTCGACCCGCGCGCCGCGGCCGACGGATCTCCTCGACCCCGCGACCGGCGAGGTGCTCGGGACCCTCGAGGTGGCGGGCTTCCTCGGGGTGATGGGCGACGTCGTCGTCCACGAGTCGGCGGAGCAGGGTCCGGACGGCCTGTGCACGACCCGCGGCTGGTCCGCCGACGGCCGGGTGTCCTGGGAGCGGGATCTGCCGTGCCTCGGCCGGGGCGCGGCCGCGATCGGCGACTGGATCTACGGGACCCTGCGCACCGTCCAGGAGGCCGACGGCGAGACGCCCGGCGAGGACGTCCCCGTCGAGGCGTATGCGCTGGATCCGGAGACCGGGGCCCGGCAGGCGGTCGGACCGCTGGACTTCTTCTCGAGCCGCGCCGCGCCCCGCACCGGGGTGCCCGGCACGGATGTCGTCGTGCAGAGGAGGGACCAGCAGATCACCGCGGTCGATCCTGCGACCGGCGAGGAGACCTGGTCGTTCGGGGTCACCGGCACCACGATCGTCCCCGGGGTCGAGGCGGCGCACGGCGCGGTCGTGGTGCGCTACGACGTCGAGGACCACCCCGGCCGCAACCCCTTCCTCGCGGTCGACGACCTGACCCTCGCCCGCAGGATCCTCGCCGTCGACACGGCCACCGGCCAGGTGACCGGGTCGCTGCTCACACCCGACGACGTCTGGGTCGTCGCGCCCGTCGCACCCGGCCAGGTGGCCGTCGCCGCCGGGGACCGGCTGGTGCTGATCGGGGCGCGGCCGAGCTGGGCCAGCCGCTCGCTGACGTCCTCAGTCCCCGAGCCCGGCGAGCAGCAGCGCCGAGAGCGTGATGCCGTCGGCGATCTCCCCGTCGCGGATCAGGGCGCGGATCTCAGGGTCGCTGCGCCAAAGGTGATCGCCATCGTGGGGGCGGTGCTGTCGGTGGGCTTCCTGCTGCTGGTCGTGCCCGGCTCCCCGGGCGCCCTGGCCACCGAGCCGCTGATCGCCCTGGCTGCCTGGGTGGTGATGGGCATCGTGTTCTTCGTGCTGCGCAAGCCCGCGGTGGACGAGATGCCCGAGAAGGAGCTGGAGCAGGTGATCCTCGAGGGGTGA
- a CDS encoding helix-turn-helix domain-containing protein produces the protein MSVPLQDAPRVLRAAREDAGMTQRALAEAVGAQQPHIAAIESGRRAVSAEMLARLLAAADYRPSLALAAHRDELLALAARRGLHHVRVFGSVARGSDHHQSDVDLLVSRDPDSDPLDYALFVADASDLLGFPVDVVIDGVETPEHLRETAVPL, from the coding sequence ATGAGCGTGCCGCTCCAGGATGCCCCCCGGGTGCTCCGCGCCGCCCGCGAGGATGCCGGGATGACGCAGCGTGCGCTGGCCGAGGCGGTCGGAGCCCAGCAGCCGCACATCGCGGCCATCGAATCCGGGCGTCGAGCGGTCTCCGCCGAGATGCTCGCCCGATTGCTCGCCGCGGCGGACTACCGCCCCTCCCTCGCTCTGGCCGCTCATCGGGACGAGCTGCTGGCCCTCGCCGCGCGGCGGGGACTCCACCACGTCAGAGTCTTCGGCTCCGTCGCCCGAGGATCGGACCATCACCAGTCCGATGTCGACCTCCTGGTGTCCCGGGACCCTGACTCCGACCCCCTGGACTATGCGCTCTTCGTCGCCGACGCGTCCGACCTGCTCGGGTTCCCGGTCGACGTGGTGATCGACGGGGTGGAGACGCCCGAGCACCTCCGGGAGACGGCGGTGCCGCTGTGA
- a CDS encoding antitoxin has protein sequence MSSADDSPSARHRWRIQGRAECEAPGAPSPAEALLVELDRIQVRLDDVIEQGRPAFFEGSGSYDRATVAVIRLAALFEDPSRFAPFLTAVADDERRGIITTRNIAAHSGYRAMDADLFWQTTTEHLPGVIARLRTEVESAP, from the coding sequence GTGAGCTCGGCAGACGATTCCCCGTCGGCGCGGCACCGGTGGCGGATCCAGGGCCGCGCCGAGTGCGAAGCCCCCGGTGCGCCCTCGCCCGCGGAGGCGCTGCTGGTCGAGCTCGACCGCATCCAGGTCCGCCTCGACGACGTCATCGAGCAGGGGCGCCCGGCCTTCTTCGAGGGCTCGGGCAGCTATGACCGGGCGACAGTGGCCGTCATCCGACTCGCCGCGCTGTTCGAGGATCCGAGCCGCTTCGCACCATTCCTCACCGCAGTGGCGGACGACGAGCGCCGGGGGATCATCACGACCCGGAACATCGCCGCACACAGCGGCTACCGGGCGATGGACGCCGACCTCTTCTGGCAGACCACCACGGAGCACCTGCCGGGCGTCATCGCGCGTCTCCGCACTGAAGTCGAGTCGGCTCCCTGA
- a CDS encoding APC family permease, translating into MSASDSPASSPVDAAAHAEARKLERTMKPAWVFAIALGSAVGWGAFILPVQWLADGGTAGALIGFAIGTVLMAIIAVSYGLVIRALPVTGGELSFTLHAFGRYASFVVGWFLALAYACIIALNASAMTLVFRQLFPSVMERGYLYTIAGWEIHAHEVVVALAAMIIAGALNARGAALSGRFQFYACVIMMAAVAIILVWTAVLYLQDPVPLYQGFPAEVSPFAAIAVMVAFAPWAFVGFDNVPQAAGEFDFSPKKAMGLIVAAIFASGAIYLTMILVTSVAASHAGGSVDGSVWATADAITAMLGPGGRALVVIAVFMGVITGLNGFTVSASRILMTMGRARMLPPVLGRVSHRFGTPVVAVAVAILIASPSPFFGRSALLWIVDMTSVGVTVAYFVTCLVAFKIAEQDDWSPGRTKLAKMIAIVGAVLSVGFLLLLIVPGSPGALATEPLVALAAWVVLGIVFFVLRKPAVDEMPEEQLEQVILEG; encoded by the coding sequence ATGTCCGCATCGGACAGCCCCGCGTCCTCCCCGGTCGACGCCGCCGCGCACGCCGAGGCCCGCAAGCTCGAGAGGACGATGAAGCCCGCGTGGGTGTTCGCGATCGCGTTGGGCTCTGCCGTGGGCTGGGGTGCGTTCATCCTGCCGGTGCAGTGGCTGGCCGACGGCGGCACCGCCGGTGCGCTGATCGGCTTCGCGATCGGCACGGTGCTGATGGCGATCATCGCCGTCTCCTACGGTCTGGTGATCCGGGCGCTGCCGGTCACCGGTGGGGAGCTCTCCTTCACGCTGCACGCCTTCGGGAGGTACGCCTCCTTCGTGGTGGGCTGGTTCCTGGCTCTGGCGTACGCGTGCATCATCGCGCTGAACGCCTCGGCGATGACCCTGGTGTTCCGCCAGCTGTTCCCCTCGGTCATGGAGCGCGGCTACCTGTACACGATCGCCGGCTGGGAGATCCACGCCCACGAGGTGGTGGTGGCCCTGGCCGCGATGATCATCGCCGGTGCGCTCAACGCCCGTGGCGCGGCGCTGTCGGGACGCTTCCAGTTCTACGCCTGCGTGATCATGATGGCGGCGGTGGCCATCATCCTGGTGTGGACTGCGGTGCTGTACCTCCAGGACCCCGTGCCGCTGTACCAGGGCTTCCCCGCGGAGGTGTCCCCGTTCGCGGCGATCGCGGTCATGGTGGCGTTCGCGCCGTGGGCGTTCGTGGGCTTCGACAACGTGCCCCAGGCGGCCGGTGAGTTCGACTTCTCCCCGAAGAAGGCGATGGGCCTGATCGTGGCTGCGATCTTCGCCTCCGGCGCCATCTACCTCACGATGATCCTGGTGACCTCGGTGGCGGCCTCCCACGCCGGCGGCAGCGTCGACGGTTCCGTGTGGGCCACGGCCGATGCGATCACCGCGATGCTGGGCCCGGGGGGCCGCGCACTGGTGGTGATCGCCGTGTTCATGGGCGTGATCACCGGGCTGAACGGGTTCACCGTCTCCGCCAGCCGGATCCTGATGACGATGGGCCGGGCCCGGATGCTGCCGCCCGTGCTGGGGCGGGTCAGCCACCGCTTCGGCACCCCCGTGGTGGCGGTCGCGGTCGCGATCCTGATCGCCTCCCCGTCCCCGTTCTTCGGCCGCTCGGCGCTGCTGTGGATCGTGGACATGACCTCCGTGGGCGTCACCGTGGCCTACTTCGTCACCTGCCTGGTGGCGTTCAAGATCGCCGAGCAGGACGACTGGTCGCCGGGACGGACCAAGCTGGCGAAGATGATCGCCATCGTGGGGGCGGTGCTGTCGGTGGGCTTCTTGCTGCTGCTGATCGTGCCCGGCTCCCCGGGCGCCCTGGCCACCGAACCGCTGGTCGCCCTGGCTGCCTGGGTCGTGCTGGGCATCGTGTTCTTCGTGCTGCGCAAGCCCGCGGTGGACGAGATGCCCGAGGAGCAGCTGGAGCAGGTGATCCTCGAGGGGTGA
- a CDS encoding Fic family protein, producing the protein MNAWEEQEWQSSAVSGLPRRDRRSGPFLAYVPDTLVQAPLVLGREAEHLLATAESKVRSLTGLSDDLPAISRFLLRSEAIASSRIEGIAPSARQVALAELGQSETVQGVSAPAQMVANNMTLVREATTRLVGAPLVTVESIIDLHRSLLRDEPHHHGIRDVQNWIGGSDWHPLDADFVPPPAVRVEPAMQDLVDYMNGASHAPIVQAALVHAQFETIHPFTDGNGRVGRALIHSVLTRRGLTPDSVLPVSLVLSTLRDRYVDHLQQFRDVEGRGSGSSGRERWISFFAEVTLLASEQAVTLSGELSEIREEWEQRLTSSRQRRGSQRALRSDSATALILADMVGTPVLTVDTAQRIHGVSRVAALRALDELHEAEILTRRSIGSGRHAYVSGEVLDLITWAERRLASTKFDTRKSPPHPGVPAPPQRPPL; encoded by the coding sequence ATGAACGCGTGGGAAGAACAGGAATGGCAGTCGTCCGCGGTGTCGGGGTTGCCACGGCGCGACCGGCGCTCCGGGCCGTTCCTCGCGTATGTTCCCGACACTCTCGTCCAGGCTCCTCTCGTGCTGGGTCGGGAGGCCGAACATCTGCTCGCCACGGCGGAGTCGAAGGTCAGGTCGTTGACCGGCCTTAGCGATGACCTCCCGGCGATCTCCAGGTTCCTGCTGCGCTCCGAGGCGATCGCTTCATCGCGGATCGAGGGGATCGCGCCGTCGGCGCGGCAGGTGGCGCTCGCCGAACTCGGCCAGAGCGAGACCGTTCAGGGTGTCAGCGCACCGGCACAGATGGTCGCCAACAACATGACACTGGTTCGTGAGGCGACCACACGCCTGGTCGGCGCGCCGCTGGTGACCGTGGAGAGCATCATCGACCTGCACCGGAGCCTGCTGCGCGATGAACCCCACCATCACGGGATCAGGGACGTCCAGAACTGGATCGGTGGATCCGACTGGCATCCACTCGACGCGGATTTCGTCCCGCCTCCTGCGGTCCGTGTGGAACCGGCGATGCAGGACCTCGTGGACTACATGAACGGTGCCTCGCACGCACCTATCGTGCAGGCCGCACTCGTCCACGCCCAGTTCGAGACGATCCACCCCTTCACCGACGGGAACGGACGGGTTGGTCGAGCTCTGATCCACTCGGTTCTCACCCGGCGAGGTCTCACCCCTGACTCGGTGCTCCCCGTGAGCCTCGTGCTCTCGACGCTGCGTGACAGGTACGTCGATCATCTTCAGCAGTTCCGTGACGTCGAGGGCCGGGGGAGCGGGAGCAGTGGTCGTGAGCGATGGATCAGCTTCTTCGCGGAGGTGACCCTTCTGGCGAGCGAACAGGCCGTCACGCTGTCCGGAGAGCTGTCGGAGATCCGGGAGGAGTGGGAGCAGCGCTTGACGTCGTCGCGCCAGCGGCGGGGGAGTCAACGAGCACTTCGCAGTGATTCCGCCACAGCGTTGATCCTGGCGGACATGGTGGGTACACCCGTCCTCACCGTCGATACGGCGCAGAGGATCCACGGGGTGTCCAGGGTTGCTGCACTTCGTGCGCTTGATGAGCTGCATGAGGCTGAGATCCTCACTCGACGGTCGATCGGTTCCGGTCGTCACGCGTATGTGTCGGGCGAGGTCCTGGATCTGATCACGTGGGCTGAAAGACGATTGGCGAGCACGAAGTTCGACACCCGGAAGTCGCCTCCGCACCCGGGGGTTCCTGCTCCACCTCAGCGCCCTCCCCTGTGA